The Buteo buteo chromosome 30, bButBut1.hap1.1, whole genome shotgun sequence DNA window TGGGGGTGTCCAGAGACCTGGGTCCATggaggggggggctgggggggcccccAGACACCAGGGTGCCAGACTGCCCCCtccctctgtgccccccccaggtGGGTATTACCCTGTGCGGATTGGGGACCTCTTCAACGGGCGCTACCACGTGGTGCGCAAACTGGGCTGGGGGCACTTCTCCACCGTCTGGCTCTGCTGGGACATCCGGTGAGTGCCcagacccctgggacccccacgGTGGaggggggtgttttttttggggggggggcttccCCGGACTCCTACATCCCCTCCGCAGGCGGAAGCGTTTCGTGGCGCTGAAGGTGGTGAAGAGCGCGCCCCAGTATACGGAGACGGCCTTGGATGAAATCAAGTTGCTGAAATGTGTGAGTGCGCCtggcccccccccaaaaccgaAGACCCCCAGGGCCCTTCCAAccccctgtaacccccccccgcgCTCCCCCAGGTCCGCGACTCGGACCCCAGCGACCCCAAGCGGGAGAACATCGTCCAGCTCATCGACGACTTCAAGATCTCGGGGGTCAACGGCGTCCGTATCCTTCTGGGGACCCAAGTGTctgggggggcacccccccccctccaccccagggTGGGtcctgggttggggggggggtcccaggcgTCCAGGCGCTCCTTGACCCCCCCACCGAGACGTGTGCAtggtgctggaggtgctgggcCACCAGCTCCTGCGCtggatcatcaagtccaactaccaggggctgcccctgccctgcgTCAAGAGCATCGTGCGacaggtgagggggggggggggcaccccacatcccccccccacATCCTTGGGGAGACCCCCTGTATCCCCGTGGGACCCCAAATGTCCTGCCTAGACCCCTCCAAATCCCCCTGCCGCCACCCGCATCCCCACGGGAACCTCTAGAGCCCCCCAACGTCCCTGTGGGTTCCCCCAGATTCTCACGGGGACCCCCAAACCTCCCACCTAGGGCCTGGGGTCGGTGTGAGGGAGGGTTGctgtcccccccgcccccctttcCCCGAATCTCAGGGAGCGCCCCCTGATTCGGGGGTGCTCCCCTCGCGTTGGGGCGCAGGTGCTGGAGGGGCTGGACTACCTGCACACCAAGTGCAAGATCATCCACACCGACATCAAACCCGAAAACGTGCTGCTGCGGGTGGGGGAACCCTTCGTGCGGCAGCTGGCGGCCGAGGCTGCGCGCTGGgcccgggggggcggccccCCCCAAAGCGCAGGTACCCCCGGGAGCCCTGGCGccgtgctgggggggggggggtccagaCACGTGGGACCCCCGGTGTGACCTCGTCTGatctcccccctctccccttttattttggttttttttttttcttcccccagtgaGCTCCGCGCCCCAGGACGTCCCCGTGAGTGTTTCGGGGTGGCAACCCCTCCTCGCACGCCCGCGCGCGCCTCCTCGCACGCCCGCCTGCGCCTCCTCGCACGCCCGCCTGCCTTCGCGCTCCCGCGCCTCCTCGCACGCGCccgcggccccgcacggctccTCCTGCGGGTGCGTGACCCCCCGCGCGACTCCTCCTCGCACCCCCCGCACGGCGCTTCGCACCCCCGCCCCCCTCGTGCGAGGCGCCCCCCTCGTGCGAGGCGCCCTCCTCGTGCGAACGGCCGTGTCGTCCCCCCGCTGCGCGGCGGCAGGAGCGGCTCACTCGCGcccagcggcggcggcagcgacGGCGGCAGCGACGCCAGAGCCGCCTCCTCGCCCAGCGCCTGCAGGACCTGCAGCACCTGCAGGAGAacggggggtccccgggggtcCCCGATGAAGCCGGTcagtgtttgggggggggggggggggtcctgagACCCCTGGGGGGAGCTTTGGGGTCCCCAGGGGAGGATTCGGGGTTGTCTGTGGTGGTTGTGAGGTGGTTTGGGGTCCCTGGGcgggggggcagcaggaggcCTAGAGAATGATTTTGGGGGTCTCCGGGGTGGTTTTAGGGCCCTCGGCAGGTGGGTTTGGGGCTCGGGggggctggttttgggggggttccATGAGGGTTGGGGGGGTTGGCCCCCCCCCGAGGCTGCTGtagggggtcctgggggggacacacggagGGAAACCTGGGAgctttggggggtgggggggagttggGGTGTTGAGATGGGGATTCCTCCCTTTTGGGGACtcccaggatttggggggggggggggggtgtctcagggtcttctccctcctgcagagGCCCCCCCCCCTGGATGAAGGGggaagcccccccagcggcgcCTCTTCCTCGGGGGTGCACACCCTGCGGGCCGGCGGCTCAAGCGACGGGCTCTCGGGGGGCTCCTCCATTTCGGTGGGGGGCCCCCCGCAgcgcccccccagccccagctctgcctccgACTCCCTCCTCACCCCCACCTCCAGCTCCCTCATCTCGGGGGGCTCAGGggggccccccgcccccctcggtcagtggggggggggggcccccaGGGGGATAttggggggcagctggggttggggggcaagtggggttggagggggggatttggggggcaaGTGGAGGTGGAGGGTGGAGTTGGGGGGGCAATTGGGGGGGATGGGGGATATTGGGGGGGTGTTGGGAGGCaatgggggggctgggggaggactTGGGGGGCTactgggggtgttggggggcaATGGGAGGGTGCTGAGGTGGTCTTGGGGGGGCAACGGTGGGTCTTGGGGGGCAAGTGGGGATTCTcgtggggggtgggggggtatTGGGGTGCCCCCCGCTGACGTCCCACTGCCACCCCACAGGTgagggggtgccgggggggcaGGAGAACCCCCTGGACCCCCGCTGCGCACCCCGCCTGCGCGTCAAGATTGCCGACCTGGGCAACGGCTGCTGGGTGGTGAGGGGcgagttgggggggg harbors:
- the SRPK3 gene encoding SRSF protein kinase 3 isoform X1 is translated as MRRGGARGMELRGGVAAAAGARTDAGKRRKKRKRDKKRKPPPRNPSPPEDASPETPPPLPLLSEGLLCFDEGEQEDPRDYCKGGYYPVRIGDLFNGRYHVVRKLGWGHFSTVWLCWDIRRKRFVALKVVKSAPQYTETALDEIKLLKCVRDSDPSDPKRENIVQLIDDFKISGVNGVHVCMVLEVLGHQLLRWIIKSNYQGLPLPCVKSIVRQVLEGLDYLHTKCKIIHTDIKPENVLLRVGEPFVRQLAAEAARWARGGGPPQSAVSSAPQDVPVSVSGWQPLLARPRAPPRTPACASSHARLPSRSRASSHAPAAPHGSSCGSGSLAPSGGGSDGGSDARAASSPSACRTCSTCRRTGGPRGSPMKPRPPPLDEGGSPPSGASSSGVHTLRAGGSSDGLSGGSSISVGGPPQRPPSPSSASDSLLTPTSSSLISGGSGGPPAPLGEGVPGGQENPLDPRCAPRLRVKIADLGNGCWVHRHFTEDIQTRQYRALEVLLGAGYGPPADIWSTACMAFELATGDYLFEPHSGEDYSRDEDHIAHVIELLGEIPRHVALGGRYSREFFNRRGELRHIRHLRPWGLRAVLQEKYEWPRGAAAAFARFLRPMLAFEPDRRATAAQCLCHPWLRP
- the SRPK3 gene encoding SRSF protein kinase 3 isoform X2, with translation MGESPEGTRNPSPPEDASPETPPPLPLLSEGLLCFDEGEQEDPRDYCKGGYYPVRIGDLFNGRYHVVRKLGWGHFSTVWLCWDIRRKRFVALKVVKSAPQYTETALDEIKLLKCVRDSDPSDPKRENIVQLIDDFKISGVNGVHVCMVLEVLGHQLLRWIIKSNYQGLPLPCVKSIVRQVLEGLDYLHTKCKIIHTDIKPENVLLRVGEPFVRQLAAEAARWARGGGPPQSAVSSAPQDVPVSVSGWQPLLARPRAPPRTPACASSHARLPSRSRASSHAPAAPHGSSCGSGSLAPSGGGSDGGSDARAASSPSACRTCSTCRRTGGPRGSPMKPRPPPLDEGGSPPSGASSSGVHTLRAGGSSDGLSGGSSISVGGPPQRPPSPSSASDSLLTPTSSSLISGGSGGPPAPLGEGVPGGQENPLDPRCAPRLRVKIADLGNGCWVHRHFTEDIQTRQYRALEVLLGAGYGPPADIWSTACMAFELATGDYLFEPHSGEDYSRDEDHIAHVIELLGEIPRHVALGGRYSREFFNRRGELRHIRHLRPWGLRAVLQEKYEWPRGAAAAFARFLRPMLAFEPDRRATAAQCLCHPWLRP